A segment of the Superficieibacter sp. HKU1 genome:
GGCGTGCATGTCCCAATGGAATATGCGCGCGACGGGCAAATTGTGTTAAATATCGCGCCGCGTGCGGTCGGTAATCTGGAGCTGGCGAACGACGAAGTGCGTTTCAACGCGCGCTTTGGCGGCGTGCCTCGTCAGGTCTCCGTGCCGCTGGCTGCGGTGCTGGCGGTCTATGCCCGTGAAAACGGCGCAGGCACGATGTTCGAGCCGGAAGCGGCCTATGATGAAGACATTGTCAGCCAGAACGATGATGGCGAGTCCGACGTTGAAAATGAAACGGTGATGTCCGTTATTGACGGCGACAAGCCCGACCATCAGGATGACAACGATCCCGATGACGATCCGCCGCCGCGCGGTGGCCGTCCGGCACTACGCGTCGTAAAGTAACACCGTTTTAAACCCTCTCTCCTGGCGGGGAGAGGGCTTTTCTCTGTCTCATTCAACTCAGGAACATTCGGGCTTCAGCGTTTCTGTTCCTTCAGCGCTATCTGCGATCGAATGAGTTCGTCTGCCAGTAATTTTTCATCGGGCAACTGCACTTCGTACTCGCTCGCCATATGATCGTTGTCAGGGGGCCTGAGGGGATTACACTTTCATAAAGTTCAACATCCCGTCCGCCGCCCGGCAAAACGTCGCATAAAATAGCATAACAGGTTTGTCATCAGCCCCTTGCGGGGCCGCGTTGCCCATGACGAAAAATCCTGTGTTATGATGAAGCATCTGATTGATACTCATGGTAACCCGGCGTTTATGAAGACATCAGGCGAAGAACAGACAACCCTCATCGGCCGTAGCTTTCGCCGCCCGCTGGCGCGCAAAAAACTCTCTGAGATGGTGGAAGAGGAGCTGGAGCAGATGATCCGCCGTCGCGAGTTTGGCGAAGGCGAGCAACTGCCTTCCGAGCGCGAGCTGATGGCTTTCTTTAACGTGGGCCGCCCCTCGGTGCGCGAAGCGCTGGCGGCGCTTAAACGCAAAGGGCTGGTGCAAATAAGCAACGGTGAACGCGCGCGTGTTTCCCGCCCTTCAGCGGACACCATCATTGGCGAGCTTTCCGGCATGGCGAAAGACTTTCTCTCGCATCCCGGCGGTATCGCCCACTTCGAACAGCTGCGCCTGTTCTTTGAATCGAGCCTGGTGCGCTACGCCGCCGAACACGCCACCGATGAACAAATCGCGCTGCTGAGTAAAGCGCTGGAGATCAACAGCCAGTCGCTGGACAACAACGTGCAGTTTATTCGCTCCGATGTCGACTTCCACCGTGTGCTGGCGGAGATCCCAGGAAATCCGATCTTTATGGCGATCCACGTCGCGCTGCTCGACTGGCTGATAGCGGCCCGTCCAAAAGTAGCGGATCAAGAGCTCCATGAGCACAACAGCGTTAGCTATCAACAGCATATCGCCATTGTCGATGCCATCCGCGCCCGCGATCCGGACGACGCGGATCGGGCGCTGCAAACTCACCTCAATAGCGTCTCTGCGACCTGGCACGCCTTCGGCAAGGCCAAAAAATCCCGTCAATGATCGGCTAATTGCGATCGATTTAGTGAAGTTGATCGCACAATAAGCTTTCGATATTACGCTGCCGCAAAAGTGATCTGGTATAACAGGTATAAAGGTATATAGTTAATCCAATAAAATATCACTACGAGGTATGTATGGCTAACCATTTACGGGGCGTGATGTCCGCCCTTCTCACCCCTTTCGACGCCCAGCAGCAGATAGATAAAGCCAGCCTGCGCCGCCTGGTACGGTTCAACATTGAGCAGGGCATTGACGGCCTTTAC
Coding sequences within it:
- the sspB gene encoding ClpXP protease specificity-enhancing factor, whose protein sequence is MDLSQLTPRRPYLLRAFYEWLLDNQLTPHLVVDVTLPGVHVPMEYARDGQIVLNIAPRAVGNLELANDEVRFNARFGGVPRQVSVPLAAVLAVYARENGAGTMFEPEAAYDEDIVSQNDDGESDVENETVMSVIDGDKPDHQDDNDPDDDPPPRGGRPALRVVK
- the nanR gene encoding transcriptional regulator NanR, which codes for MKTSGEEQTTLIGRSFRRPLARKKLSEMVEEELEQMIRRREFGEGEQLPSERELMAFFNVGRPSVREALAALKRKGLVQISNGERARVSRPSADTIIGELSGMAKDFLSHPGGIAHFEQLRLFFESSLVRYAAEHATDEQIALLSKALEINSQSLDNNVQFIRSDVDFHRVLAEIPGNPIFMAIHVALLDWLIAARPKVADQELHEHNSVSYQQHIAIVDAIRARDPDDADRALQTHLNSVSATWHAFGKAKKSRQ